Proteins encoded in a region of the Raphanus sativus cultivar WK10039 chromosome 8, ASM80110v3, whole genome shotgun sequence genome:
- the LOC130498761 gene encoding G-type lectin S-receptor-like serine/threonine-protein kinase At1g61360 codes for MTSNPKRLLTSENPVTDTTEALLKSGFHKSSTCNNDPVFQNFDVSYIKLTPDGSLDIHKQRWHHWLDQATGWIKHFEGPRSSCDLYGTCGPNGLCIRSTKSTPTCECLKGFVPKSDDEWNSGNWTRGCVRRTELSSCRGKDTSDGFYRVANMKPPDSYELVSFGDAEECRKGCLSNCSCLAFSYIKGIGCLVWNKELLDMVQFSEEGEFLFIRLARSELAGSKRIKIVVVSAISLCMFIILGLAAFWCWRYRLKQNGEARVAMETSEDSWKSSLKLQDVSGLNFFEMHTIQTATDNFSISNKLGQGGFGTVYKGKLEDGKEIAIKRLSSTSVEGTEEFMNELKLISKLQHRNLVRLLGYCIEGEEKLLVYEFMVNKSLDTFLFDLKKKLEIDWPKRFNIIQGIARGLVYLHRDSFLRVVHRDLKASNILLDEKMNPKISDFGLARMFQGTQNQDSTGRVFGTLGYMSPEYAWTGTFSEKSDIYSFGVLMLEIISGKEISSFSYGKENKNLLAHAWESWSETGGVELLDQDIADSESDSVEAVMRCVQISLLCVQHQAMDRPNIKQVVTMLTSKMDLPKPKQPMFVLDTSDEDSGSKSNDDKDLFSDDENNPVQE; via the exons ATGACCTCTAACCCTAAGCGACTTCTAACCTCTGAGAATCCAGTGACTGACACGACTGAAGCCCTTTT AAAGTCAGGATTTCATAAAAGTTCTACATGTAATAACGATCCGGTGTTTCAAAACTTTGATGTGTCATACATAAAGCTAACACCAGATGGATCGTTGGATATACACAAGCAACGGTGGCACCACTGGTTGGATCAAGCAACTGGTTGGATCAAGCATTTCGAAGGTCCTAGAAGCTCATGTGATCTATACGGTACATGTGGACCTAATGGTTTGTGTATCAGGTCCACTAAAAGTACTCCAACGTGTGAATGCTTGAAAGGGTTTGTGCCAAAGTCAGATGATGAGTGGAATAGTGGGAACTGGACTCGTGGGTGTGTGAGAAGAACAGAGTTATCATCGTGTCGGGGAAAAGATACATCAGATGGATTCTACCGTGTTGCTAATATGAAGCCTCCGGATTCTTATGAGTTGGTAAGCTTTGGTGATGCTGAAGAGTGCCGTAAAGGATGTCTTAGCAACTGTTCTTGCTTGGCCTTTTCCTATATCAAAGGAATTGGATGCTTGGTGTGGAACAAGGAGCTCTTGGACATGGTTCAGTTTAGTGAAGAAGGAGAGTTTCTTTTCATCCGTCTTGCACGTTCTGAGTTAG CTGGAAGCAAGCGAATCAAAATCGTAGTTGTTAGTGCTATCAGCCTATGCATGTTTATAATCTTGGGGCTTGCAGCATTTTGGTGTTGGAGATACAGACTGAAACAAAATG GTGAAGCTCGTGTAGCCATGGAGACTTCAGAAGATTCTTGGAAGAGTAGTTTGAAGTTACAAGATGTCTCAGGTTTAAATTTCTTTGAGATGCATACCATACAAACTGCAACTGATAATTTCAGCATCTCAAATAAACTCGGTCAAGGTGGATTTGGAACAGTTTATAAG GGGAAGCTAGAAGATGGAAAAGAGATAGCTATAAAACGTCTTTCTAGTACCTCAGTAGAAGGCACAGAAGAGTTCATGAATGAATTAAAACTCATCTCAAAACTACAACATAGAAACTTGGTCAGACTTTTAGGATATTGCATTGAAGGTGAAGAGAAGCTATTGGTTTATGAGTTCATGGTGAACAAAAGCCTCGACACTTTTCTCTTTG atttgaagaagaagctggagaTTGATTGGCCTAAGAGGTTCAATATCATTCAAGGTATTGCTCGTGGACTTGTTTATCTCCACCGTGACTCATTCCTCAGAGTTGTACACCGCGATCTTAAGGCCAGCAACATTCTCTTGGATGAGAAGATGAATCCAAAGATATCAGATTTTGGATTGGCGAGGATGTTTCAAGGAACTCAGAATCAAGACAGCACTGGCAGAGTATTTGGAACGTT GGGATACATGTCTCCTGAGTATGCATGGACAGGAACATTCTCTGAGAAGTCTGACATTTATAGCTTTGGAGTTTTGATGCTGGAGATCATCAGTGGAAAAGAGATATCAAGCTTTagctatggaaaagaaaataagaaccTTCTTGCACAC GCATGGGAATCATGGAGTGAAACAGGAGGAGTAGAACTACTTGATCAAGACATTGCTGATTCTGAGTCAGATTCAGTTGAAGCAGTGATGAGATGTGTTCAGATAAGTTTGTTATGTGTTCAGCACCAAGCAATGGACAGACCGAACATCAAACAAGTTGTGACAATGCTTACATCTAAAATGGATCTTCCAAAGCCTAAGCAACCAATGTTTGTTTTGGATACAAGTGACGAGGATTCTGGGTCTAAGTCTAACGATGATAAGGATTTGTTCTCTGATGATGAAAACAATCCTGTTCAAGAGTAA
- the LOC130494745 gene encoding G-type lectin S-receptor-like serine/threonine-protein kinase At1g61360 produces the protein MSSTFYFPCLLLLTLFWTYGSADITTSTPLSIRQTLSSPDGSFELGFFSPNTSQNHQYLGIWFKRVTPRVYVWVANRENPVTSLTANLTISSNGTLILLDEKQALLWSSGEESLLTSNQCHAELSNSGNLVVVDNVTGTYLWQSFDHLTDTMLPLSSLMYDIPNNTRRVLTSWRSNTDPSPGEFLAELTPEVPPQGLVWKGSSPYWRSGPWAETRFSGIPEMDETYVNPLTMVQDVVNGTGVLTFCALRNFDVSYIKLTPDGSLDIHRSNGGTTGWIKHFEGPRSSCDLYGTCGPNGLCIRSTNSTPTCECLKGFVPKSDDEWNSGNWTRGCVRRTELSSCQGKDTSDGFYRVANMKPPDSYELVSFGDAEECRKGCLSNCSCLAFSYIKGIGCLVWNKELLDMVQFSEEGEFLFIRLARSELAGSKRIKIVVVSAISLCMFIILGLAAFWCWRYRLKQNGEARVAMETSEDSWKSSLKLQDVSGLNFFEMHTIQTATDNFSISNKLGQGGFGTVYKGKLEDGKEIAIKRLSSTSVEGTEEFMNELKLISKLQHRNLVRLLGYCIEGEEKLLVYEFMVNKSLDTFLFDLKKKLEIDWPKRFNIIQGIARGLVYLHRDSFLRVVHRDLKASNILLDEKMNPKISDFGLARMFQGTQNQDSTGRVFGTLGYMSPEYAWTGTFSEKSDIYSFGVLMLEIISGKEISSFSYGKENKNLLAHAWESWSETGGVELLDQDIADSESDSVEAVMRCVQISLLCVQHQAMDRPNIKQVVTMLTSKMDLPKPKQPMFVLDTSDEDSGSKSNDDKDLFSDDENNPVQE, from the exons ATGAGTAGTACCTTTTACTTTCCATGCTTGCTTTTGTTAACCTTGTTCTGGACTTATGGCTCTGCAGATATAACCACATCTACTCCTTTGTCTATAAGACAAACTCTGAGCTCTCCAGATGGATCCTTTGAGCTAGGATTCTTCAGTCCTAACACCTCTCAGAACCATCAGTATCTTGGAATCTGGTTCAAGAGAGTCACTCCTCGTGTCTACGTTTGGGTAGCTAACAGAGAGAATCCAGTAACTAGCCTCACCGCAAATCTCACAATCAGCAGTAATGGAACTCTCATCTTGCTCGATGAGAAACAAGCACTTCTCTGGTCATCTGGAGAAGAATCTCTCCTCACATCTAATCAGTGTCATGCAGAGCTTTCGAACTCTGGAAACCTTGTGGTCGTAGATAACGTTACTGGAACATATCTATGGCAAAGCTTTGACCATCTTACAGACACTATGCTTCCTCTGTCTTCTCTTATGTATGATATACCTAACAACACGAGGCGTGTGTTGACTTCTTGGAGAAGCAACACAGATCCATCTCCTGGCGAGTTTCTAGCGGAGCTTACTCCTGAAGTTCCACCACAAGGACTTGTGTGGAAAGGCTCATCACCTTACTGGAGAAGCGGGCCCTGGGCGGAGACAAGGTTCTCAGGGATACCAGAGATGGATGAAACGTATGTGAATCCATTAACAATGGTCCAAGATGTGGTCAACGGCACAGGAGTTTTGACTTTCTGTGCGTTGAGAAACTTTGATGTGTCATACATAAAGCTAACACCAGATGGGTCGTTGGATATACACCGTAGCAACGGTGGCACCACTGGTTGGATCAAGCATTTTGAAGGTCCTAGAAGCTCATGTGATCTGTACGGTACATGTGGACCTAATGGCTTGTGTATCAGGTCCACTAATAGTACTCCAACGTGTGAATGCTTGAAAGGGTTTGTGCCAAAGTCAGATGATGAGTGGAATAGTGGGAACTGGACTCGCGGGTGTGTGAGAAGAACAGAGTTATCATCGTGCCAGGGAAAAGATACATCAGATGGATTCTACCGTGTTGCTAATATGAAGCCTCCGGATTCTTATGAGTTGGTAAGCTTTGGTGATGCTGAAGAGTGCCGTAAAGGATGTCTTAGCAACTGTTCTTGCTTGGCCTTTTCCTATATCAAAGGAATTGGATGCTTGGTGTGGAACAAGGAGCTCTTGGACATGGTTCAGTTTAGTGAAGAAGGAGAGTTTCTTTTCATCCGTCTTGCACGTTCTGAGTTAG CTGGAAGCAAGCGAATCAAAATCGTAGTTGTTAGTGCTATCAGCCTATGCATGTTTATAATCTTGGGGCTTGCAGCATTTTGGTGTTGGAGATACAGACTGAAACAAAATG GTGAAGCTCGTGTAGCCATGGAGACTTCAGAAGATTCTTGGAAGAGTAGTTTGAAGTTACAAGATGTCTCAGGTTTAAATTTCTTTGAGATGCATACCATACAAACTGCAACTGATAATTTCAGCATCTCAAATAAACTCGGTCAAGGTGGATTTGGAACAGTTTATAAG GGGAAGCTAGAAGATGGAAAAGAGATAGCTATAAAACGTCTTTCTAGTACCTCAGTAGAAGGCACAGAAGAGTTCATGAATGAATTAAAACTCATCTCAAAACTACAACATAGAAACTTGGTCAGACTTTTAGGATATTGCATTGAAGGTGAAGAGAAGCTATTGGTTTATGAGTTCATGGTGAACAAAAGCCTCGACACTTTTCTCTTTG atttgaagaagaagctggagaTTGATTGGCCTAAGAGGTTCAATATCATTCAAGGTATTGCTCGTGGACTTGTTTATCTCCACCGTGACTCATTCCTCAGAGTTGTACACCGCGATCTTAAGGCCAGCAACATTCTCTTGGATGAGAAGATGAATCCAAAGATATCAGATTTTGGATTGGCGAGGATGTTTCAAGGAACTCAGAATCAAGACAGCACTGGCAGAGTATTTGGAACGTT GGGATACATGTCTCCTGAGTATGCATGGACAGGAACATTCTCTGAGAAGTCTGACATTTATAGCTTTGGAGTTTTGATGCTGGAGATCATCAGTGGAAAAGAGATATCAAGCTTTagctatggaaaagaaaataagaaccTTCTTGCACAC GCATGGGAATCATGGAGTGAAACAGGAGGAGTAGAACTACTTGATCAAGACATTGCTGATTCTGAGTCAGATTCAGTTGAAGCAGTGATGAGATGTGTTCAGATAAGTTTGTTATGTGTTCAGCACCAAGCAATGGACAGACCGAACATCAAACAAGTTGTGACAATGCTTACATCTAAAATGGATCTTCCAAAGCCTAAGCAACCAATGTTTGTTTTGGATACAAGTGACGAGGATTCTGGGTCTAAGTCTAACGATGATAAGGATTTGTTCTCTGATGATGAAAACAATCCTGTTCAAGAGTAA